A stretch of the Lolium perenne isolate Kyuss_39 chromosome 3, Kyuss_2.0, whole genome shotgun sequence genome encodes the following:
- the LOC127340931 gene encoding signal peptidase complex subunit 3, with product MHSWTQRLLAAATTAALLLAATCAAASALDAFHVPSVEAQAHVTKINQFRKQLNGNDKVTLTFNLSAKLESLFTWNTKQVFVFVTAEYENSKNSLNQVSLWDRIIPDKDHANVQVEVKSKYPLIDQGTSLRGKKVQLVLHWHIMPNAGRMMRGKMPLSEFNLPDTYTS from the exons ATGCACTCCTGGACGCAACGGCTGCTGGCCGCGGCGACGACGGCcgccctcctcctcgccgccacctgcgccgccgcctccgccctcgACGCCTTCCATGTACCCTCCGTCGAAGCCCAGGCCCAC GTCACGAAGATAAATCAATTCCGCAAACAGCTTAACGGGAATGACAAG GTGACGTTAACCTTCAATCTATCTGCAAAGTTGGAATCACTATTCACATGGAACACAAAGCAG GTCTTTGTCTTTGTGACCGCTGAGTATGAAAACTCCAAGAACTCCCTGAACCAG GTTTCATTATGGGACCGTATAATACCTGACAAAGACCACGCGAACGTGCAAGTGGAGGTGAAGAGCAAGTATCCTCTCATTGACCAG GGGACTAGTCTGCGGGGGAAGAAAGTCCAGCTTGTTCTCCACTGGCACATCATGCCGAACGCTGGCAGGATGATGCGAGGCAAGATGCCCCTCTCTGAGTTCAATCTGCCAGATACCTATACTTCCTGA